GGCCAACGTCTAGCCGGTGCTGATGCTCTTTGGTGGAGTCGCGATCGCGTGGCGATCGTTGCTTCTTGGTCGCTACGACACTCGTTGTCGCCCcggacgatgccgatgctgatgagcCACTTCCGGCGCCACTCGTTGCCGTACTGTTGCCACCGGGTGGGCCTCCACTGGCCGCCGCCCCATTCGCCAACAGTGAGCTGTGGACGATCGCGAGCGGATTGATGAGCTTCGCTTCGCGTACCGCATCGGCGTCGAGATCCAGTCCCGGTCCGCGGCTTCCGGAGCGACTGTCGGCGGACGATGGTGCCGCCACCTCACCCGGACCCGCCGTATCACCGTTCACATCGGCCAGTCCACGTATCTTGAGCATTTCGGCCACCTTCAGCAGTGGACCGATCTGTTCCTGGCTCACGTTGATCTCACCCTTGTACATAAACTCGACGATCGCCTTCAGCTCGGACCAGCTGACGTCCCGCATGATCACGATCGGGTGTTTGCAAGGGTTGTCGAAGAACAGCGTCTGGAAGTAAGGACTGCAGGCGGACAGGACCATCTTGTGCGCTTTCATCGATTGGCCATCGCAGGCGAGCGTCACATCGACAAACGATTCACTCTGCAGCAACTGATCGAACACGCTCGTCAGGTTCGTCTGGTAGTTGTTCCAGCGAAGGCAGAACTGTTGgccacctccaccgccaccaccgacgccgGTCGGTGAActggcaccaccgccaacgtGATCACCGGGGCTCGAATGttgtgatgacgacgattgttgctgctgttgttgcgtaCGGGATTGTGGTCGGCCACTGGCCGGTGGGATTGGACTACTGGCGGCCGATTTGTTGCCCGTGGCCgaatgatgcagatgatgctcCATTGCGAGTGGTGACGAGGGAGGTGATGCTTTAACGCTCgaatgctgttggtggtggtgatgatcgtcgatcgtcgttgGTAGAAGCGAACGTTTCAGCGAAAGCGATGAGAGCGAAGACGAGGAAGACGTGCTCGATGAGGACGAGctggatgaggaggacgagcTGGACGAGTTGTGGTGCGCTGGCCCGGGCCCTTCCGTATTACCGGGTGTTCCGGCTTCCTGGcgttgtagttgttgctgttgctgttgctgttgctgttgctgctgttcgtgtcCAGCTGATGGTGACAGATGCGgcaccgttgttgctgctggcggtggcgtaTCCGATGGCATGGCGATGGCTGAGCTGCAACAGCTCGCCTTCCACTCGCACTCTGCCCGGCTACCGATCGAGTCCTGCTCTTCAGTTTCTACTTTCTACCAGTGTGTAGACAAGaggttcttttgttttcctctacTAATCTCTAACTTACACtcacacggacgcacacacaccaacacgcacCGGATACTTATCACGAAGCACTAGCGCACTGAGAATATTGTTGTTAAACCACGCGCTGCTTTTTAACACTACGTCTACTATCAGAACCGCaccgcagacacacacacgtacatacgTACACACCACTACTGCACGATTGCTTGCGTCGTTGTTTTTGGACTCATTTTAAGTGCTACATTCACTGCACAAACTTCACGAAACAACCTTTTGTCACTAGAACGCGTGCACTGTCTGGTCCGGAGATACTAGCACTGTTTGACGAAACGTTCatctttgttgttgctgaccAACCTacaccacgacacgacaccaTTTCAGAGAGGATAagaagcatgatgatgatgatgcaaagaTGATGCTTAAGTATCGCTGTCATCGCGATGGTTAGAAGTAACGGGAAAGGACGAACTCCTCTCAGGTCATCGAgtagtgagcgagagagagagaaagagaggaaccTTCCACAATCTCCGGTTACTGAGTTTCCACATCCTTTCAAAACACGCGCCCacggcacacatacaagcacgAAAAGCACGTGGCTGAACTGTTATTGAGCGAGCATCTTGGCTTCCGGTAAGATGCGGTGCAATCAAATCAAGAAGACGTCAACAAACGTCAACTTCCTCAGCAACCCATTAGATTCGTGTTAAGTAAGTTATTATCAAACATCCGAGATAAATAGAGACCGGACCAGAAAAGGTACGGAGTTAATTGTCCGGCATCAAATTAGCCTTGGAATGAACTGTTTCTGGtgattgttttccttcgctcgcgtttcgcgtttgTTAAAACAAACTAGCTCATCTCCCGGACTAGCTCacagcgcaacaacaacagcaacaacagcaacagcaactctcCCCCCGGTTGTGGCTGATGTCGTTGGACACTTAATCACCTTTTAATGTCTCACTTTTCCGGCCAAGGCACAccagccgaccggccggctgaagaagaacggttttttttcggttaaGAATTGCCCATTATAGAATCACCATTTGTGGCAGCTACCAATCGCACCATCTCTctattttcctctctctctctctttctcatcctAAAATCTATCtgactcgctctctctctctcgcaccgGGAATTACCAAGGGGAAAGAGGGGAAAGACCCTCTCGACCGGCTTACAGCATTCCCGGGGTCTCTGTTGTTTTACTTCTAATGCCACGTTTCCGCCTTTTGCTGGCCCCGATTTGTTCCGTCTTCTTATGGTGCGCTGGTTTATGGCCGCTTCCTGCCACCCCTTattacacccccccccccccttcctccattCGCTGGCCAGAGCCGCGGCCATTTGTTTGCTCATCTGAGCATGCTTTTCCGCGTTCCTCTCCCTTGGGTGAAGCGACTCCcatggtgggggagggggctctAATCGTTTATTGTTCACTTCTAAGACAATTAAGCGATTGCCAAAgcgggaaaagttttttcttttgcattttgacTTCGCCTTCAATAAACGCTAAAGCCAATGCACTGCGTGAGGATCATGTAAAGTTTTGCGTTGCGCAAAATAGTACTACTCTGCGCGTTATTCCGCGTACCAAGCGGATGATTAAGCGGATTCCAGATGTCCAGATGTTAATGATCATCGAACGGTTGGGAAAAAGAATGGCACAAGCATCCTCGTGCAGTTGAGTTGCGattgttcttctgcttcaacTGTTTCTTACATTATGAAACTTATCGTGCTCGAGCTAGCATCTTAAGCaacgcacaagcacacaaacacacgcgagTTATGCTCAACCGGCTGGAAGCGTTTGAAGCATATCAGCATCTTCAAGCACCTGTTCCTTCGGTACCGGCCGGCAAGAAGTGGCAATAAATTAACTCCTTCAACAAGCCCACCATCTGAGATCCGAGTCCGAGAACTCCGCATCTTCAAGCTGAACCTCATTCCGGGCTCTCGGAAATTGTTCATCTGCTTGCTGTTGAAGCCAACTTCAAGCTGTGGCCACGCAATTACTTGTTAGTGTTGAACTCGCCCCCtagcactctctctcgcttcctctcACGCGAACCCTCCTCCAGTTTGATGACGTTTTAATAATTATTACAcaagaggcgcgcgcgcgctctccccCGCCCGTCATCAGCATCCACCTTTTGCTTCTTGCCCCGGCTTCACGGACACAATCTGTCTGCCGATCTGTCGCGGTCTTATCtgacgattgctgctgttgcaccttTGCTGTCGTTCACGGATTGATTTTTTACAAACGTTCGCAGTGGATTACGGAACGATCAACCGGAATCTCAACAAGTCAACACTTtacaaacaacacaaccatTTTTGGACACTTTGCACAGCATAGCACATTAACTATGTTGCCGGGTAAAAGCAAACCAGCCACCAGAGCAACTCATcacctgtttgtgtgttcactgtttggagctgctgctgctgctgcagcagaagaagTTTTCCGTGtaattttccacaaacaccaaacaaacacacgtgtCTTCggtggttgtcgttgtcgcgaTGATGCACGCCGCGACGACTGTCAGCTGCTACGGAGGccagcgtgctgctgctatacCGCGGCTGAATGGTGGTTCGTAACAACTCTGGTGCGTAAAGGCCCCGGCGGcacacgtcgacgacgacgtcaacgaacgaacgaacaaacagcgagcacgcgaacgaacgaacggcttcGAATCGACTCTCGGCGTGCTCTCGGCGATGCCCagcatgctgcgatgctgccgatgctgctgctactggtgtgCGTAGCTACATAAATCcttcgatgtgtgtgtgtttgtttgtgttccaAGACATTCGTTATCACGCTTTATGTTAATGGGGGaatcataatttaaattaataaacaCTTTAAACTatttctaaaaataaaaaaagtctTATTTTAACTACAACTATCTAATCGAAAAAATAGAATTCACGTGCTTCTTTCACGTTCactttttgtaaaaaaatggaatatttgaatttaaattattgttgcgAGCGGCGTAGCAAGCCGTGAGAGGCTCTCTCTTGGCGTTCGGGTTCGTGTTCGGTTCGTGCAcgaatctcgctctctctcccgcgcactcgctctctttctcttatttACCAGCTCGATTGCGTGTGCTGCGAGCgctgggagggaaaaaagggttaAAAATGCACAACACCCTCACCCCCTATGCACCACCCTGCTgctccatcaccagcaccatgctgctccatcaaccgcctgatgatgacgatgatgatgacagctgcgagcgagaaaaggaaaggagagagtGTAGAGAGTTTCGTCGTCCTGTTTGCGCACACGGCGACGCCTTGCTACGATGTGAAAGCTTCAAAagctctcgctcactcgcagCACTCCGAGAGGGGGGAGCATGATGGCCGGccccaatgatgatgatgatgatgatgatgatgatttgcgtGCCGGCGTGCGTGctccccaccaccccaaaaaactcCAATCGCAACGGCTGGCCGTCTCGCTCACACTCGCGCAAAGTAGGCGCGCCTGCTTGATCGACAATGGcgcgaaagaggaagaaggaccACGCGGCCGCCAATTGGCTCAGAAGGCGGTGCTTTGCGCTTTGTTGCGCGCTGCGGCTTGGCTTGCTTGAGTAAAATGTTGCGAAAAGTacgaaaaatatgaaaaaggaagaaaccgaCGTTCGTTCTGCATATCGCGCACGCACATTCGAAGAAATACAAAATGTACATACACTAGCCACGCATCGCATAAGCTGTGCACCACGGTGTACGGTTCCGAGGCGAACCTTTCTTCGGTGTACGATTTATACTATTTTCCTCGCTCGTTGGCCATCAGGTTAAGAGCAGTGGTGCGAGGGGATGGTTGTGCACacacgcaaaaaaagaaacaagaaataaGGAAATGAAGCCCCCTGAAATGCGAAGAAACAGATCAATCAAtgttgcgagtgtgtgtgtgtatgtggggggatgtgaatttttggaaattgACATTTGGCGAATGGAAAACGCTATACACGATGCCACGATGCAACGATGTTGatcaattaaaagcaaaggaaaatgTTTAATTCCATGTAGCGCTCTGTCGAGTCGTCGGTACTGCCTCGAGCGATCGAATAACGTACTTTTAAGCTGTCCTCACAGAAAGTCGCGTATCGATTACGATGTTTTTGCAGACTCTGCACTCCAGCAAAGACATACACATTTGTattcgattccattcgattGCGATTTTCTTCTACCGTGCTGCTACATAATTATGACAGGTGGGGCTCACCGTTGAACGAGGCCATCGCGGCGGATAATTATTGATAGCCCCCCTCCTATCCTGTGGTCCGGACAGTTTGAGGAGTTCGCAGTGTTcgtgcattttcattttccatatgaaaatggaataattttgCCGACTTTTTAACGATTCAATTCGCAGGCAGGTACGTGAAAAGACGTcgctgatggatggatggatggatggtgatgTTTCTGTACCAGGAATCGGCACCACGAGGTTACGCGAACGAGCGATCTCCATCGCGCGATGCCGTCTGTCGTCAACCATTATCGTCATTATTCGTCTGCATCATTATCCGGTTCGAGGCTTCGGCGGTGCGGCCaccatcgattgatcgatggcGACGAAAGCGGCGACAAAGTGAAGTCTTTTATCGCCGCGCTTGCTCACGGAAAGGTGAACCAGGGTCTCCACCTTTCGGACGGAGGGGACGATACATAATGAGAGCGATGATCGAGGATCGAACCACTTACGACATCGTTACGTTCGTTTGCACGTTTAAGCATAATGTAGAATGGAGGGCATTTGGATTGGGAGcagggagggaaagaaagaaaccgatGAGTTGtgaaaaatggcaaagaaaTTAAAAGCTTGATTTTGTTATTTAAAAGCCTTCTATTTCACAAGAATTACTATTCATCTATTTAATAATTTAAGTCTTAATCCATGTGCAACATAGTTTTCCTTTAATATTAAGTAAATTCATTGTAGCAAACGAAAAATTCACTCAATaattttgcaacaatttgtGAATTTGTTATGGCTTAGTGTATTACGCCTAGTAAGTGTAATGCAATGCATTGGAATAGAAATATGATTACAGTAGGCCATTCGATTTCGAAGCAACGAAATCTATCGGAGAGGTTACTCAAATGATTTATCAAATGATGTTCATTGTCTTGATGGATGAAATAAGACATACAATAGCGCAAAGAAAAAGTTAAGCTTTCATAAATCCACGCGATATAAGAAATCTAACAACCCCACCATTAGCAAGGCTTTTTGTAGTCTATTTTAAGTAAATGGATTTAGAATAAAACAGAGCGCCAGCTGGGTTTTATAACTTTACAGCGCCACTTCCAATTGCAATATATGGTGCCAGGTGACAACGGCTCACTTGGCAACGGCAATGGCCCCGCAATTAATTTACTTCTCCTCGCACTCGCAGTGTTAATACCAGATCTTGGTTCATAATTGTTGCAAATGtgttgcctgtgtgtgtgtgacctgcACCAGCGGGACATTTCGTGTGACCGAAAGCAGCTGCTcaatctctccttctctttctctctttctccctgtCAGTGTGCCTCGCTCCATAAATGTCGCCGGATGCATCGAAACATCAATTAAGAAATGGACAGCCACACGGACACGCTCGTTGCTTACGCGgaaatcaaaatattttatGGAAAGTCTGAGAAGTCGAGGCGAACGCGGCTGTCACAGCAACAAACGACTCAATCCTCAGGCCCCCGGGCGGGGGTCTCCTAGACGAGGTTTGCCACCGTGTACCGTGAGCCAGTTAAAAGGACCACAGGACGGTGGGCATCACACGACCACCAGTCCAGGTCGTGCCGCGTTTTCCCGCTGATTATTCGCTTTAAagtttgattaattaattgCAAATTGATTGGTAAATCGGGTGGGCAAAAAAGGGGTCTCGAGAGGAGTGGCAGGAAACGGGGATCAGTTTTCCATATCGAACCGAGCAGCCGCTTCGGGCTTTACGTCGGTTACGTGCAGCGTTGGccgttactgctactgctgctgaccacctTCTGCGGTTACAGCCCCCCTCGGGGGTCCACCAGCAGGGTCTataatcaaatatttatcccGCCCAAGAACGctagccccctcccccttcacaAGCAGCCGGGAGCGGTCACGAGTGCGAGACGGTCGCGCAAATACTTTGCTCCTTGCTTGCCGCCCGTTCCTACCattcccgtttttgtttttctttttatccgAATATTGAAATGCGATGTACAgaacctttttttccattgCCAGCGGGGTTTCCTTTACGTCTTTTCGTGTCTGCTTTCCCCTCCTCATATCCTCCATTTTCGAAAGAACTCCGATCGCGTCCCGTGGTGTGATCATCTGCGGGACTTTTCCGCGAGTGCGCGATCATCGGCTAtacagtcggtcggtcggttgtgcgTTTCCCGTCGATTTCCCGGGCTTCAAACGATATAAACCAGGAATACTAAcatacactcacgcacacatactCTTGCATTGTTTATATCAACACAATTAATTAGTGTTTCATATTCGTTTCCAATTCGCCATGGGGGACATTGaccgagggagagaaaaagagaaagagagatagtgagaagtctgttgtttttttggggttttcgaTGCCGTTTCCTACCATTTTTTCCTCTAATAACCCGTTGTTCCCGATGGCCAGTAGTCCTTGAGCAATGCGGTGCCTGCGGTGCGATgtcccgtggcgtggcgatccGTCGATCTCGTCAAAATGGGCAAATGTTCCGACGACCACAAGCGCGATGACTTCATTTCACTTCGCGTGCTCGCTTTTGTGACCTGCGGCGACCAGCAGCCGTGGTCGGCTAATAAtaacacacaccgagagcacacatacacgcggaCAAACGCACAACAGAATGCTGCTCGCTGTTGACGTTGTTTAAAGTTCCGAAATAACAATAGAACGGTGGAAGGGGGAAAATGTTGCTAAAATGTGTTTCAGTTGTCGGCGGCGGAGAATTTTCCACGTTTTTCATCATTGGTTCCTTCTCTCGTTGCTAGGACGATCCACCGGAAGTACATCATTATCGCCTGCCCCTTTTCCGATCGGGTTTTGAGCGGAGGTGACTACCACcggcaacacaaacacaccaaacacacagtcacaatgggagggggggtgtttttggggcgctGGTGGGTACAATGTTTATTTTCGACCATTGTTGCAAGAAGACCCGAAAGGAATGGTTAGAACGTGAAGTGAGGGgagtgaaaatattgatttccaattttaaagaaaacattaatcatccgtcaccaccaccagcggccggCCATCGCATACCCCTTCGCTCGGGGAGCCCAATATCAAAGGGAAAAgccgggaaaatggtgaaaatgaggTCAGCGCACATGGACGTCGGCAACCAACCGGGATGGTAAAATATGATGCATCGCATCAGAGCCGTTTCTGCATCTGAATGCAAACCAACTGCACCGCTCCACTCCAACTCCAAACATTTCCCCCGAGATCGACGATTAAtgatcctttttcttcctttcttgcttccttctcctctttttctcgccACGAGGTGAATGTCTTCAATGGCGATCAATTTGTGACATTAATTTCCACTTCCtcctgtacgtgtgcgtgtgtgtgcgtactgCCATTCCCACCGGAAGCATTGCGATCATTttcgctccctcccttcctcaaAACCCCCGCAAAATCCCCCAAAACTCCCAATCGTTGCCGACACCCAATTGAGAGCGAGAAATAGCGTATAGCAGCGATCAATGCGCGCGCGGGAAAACCATGGGAAAATCGGCAATAATATCGAGAAATCCATGGAAATAATCACGGTCCAgcttccggattccggttgtcCCGGGTCCGCGGTCCGGAGGCCGGTCGCTAGTTgcaatattattatttttctgcCGCCCAttaggtgctgctgctgctaccgtgggCTGTAGCGGAACCAAAACCCCTTTCGTCTCTTCTCTCCACCATCCAAAGCCAGTACAAAACCCTTTTTCCCATTGTGCCAAGCTAGGCCAGCCTAAATCTTTATTAACATTAATGAGCCACGAAGTAGGAGTTACGCCGCGGcagccaccgccgtcgtcgttgcccaAATTTACCCGCTACCTTCTGACTCATGCCCGGGATCGTTTCTCCCTCGCGGCGCGCAAATGACATGCCCTCGACACTAGACGAGGAGTGACTGGTGGAATCGGTTTGAGGGAGGGGGAACAGTGATCAACCAGCATCCAACAGCGCGGCAGCACCGCAGACCAGCAGTGGCTCCAATAACAATTCAATATTTTGACACTAAGTACCGCGCGTAATggcgcttttctttctttctacataacctcacttcgggttccttctttctttctacataacctcacttttggTGTCTcctgctctttctctcccgctcgctcgcttcgagGGCTGCTGCGATCTCGTTGATTAGCTTCGAGTCTCTTGCTTGGTCACTTTTGCTCGATGATTAGATTGTtcaatgtttttccttttttcaccaCCATTTCGGTTCCTTCTCTTCAGGAAGGTTGAAGGGGATTTGGGAGAAGAGTGTGGTATTGGTACCTTTTGcgtctcgctcgctttcccgtcccctttttttcgttgtttttgccACTTCTGTTGTTTCTTGGAGCACCGAGCGAGGAGGAAGTAAAGATTTGAGGTTGGCCCCCTTGATCACACATGGTCACGCCGGCGGCAAGGTccgcacacagccacacacacacgacacaaccgggacacacatatacacaccaaaaaccgatacAATTTCTTcgtttaattcatcaaaattaGATGCCCCGGAGCGGAAATAATTTATTCGAGGGCCCCCCTCCATGTCCACCTCTTCTGGGACGGTGACTAACCCCTTCGTCACCGTTCCCCTTTTCGCGGGTTGCGGCCGATGACGTGCGGCGAACGGAACTACCGAAATAAGCAGGTTTGCGTCGCCCGGGAAAggaccgaccagccagccagccagccagcggaccTAATAACTTGCGGCCAATCCGGTAGCGGAGACAGCAACGGATCCGCAACCAAACGCGCAACGGTGAGGGCGAAAGGTAATCATTCAATCAAGGTTCCCAAACCGTTTTCCTTCGGCAACAGGAACTGCAAATTTCCCTTCCATTGCAGAAGCAGCCCACGGAGCAGTCGACGGGTCCGTTACGTGGAGACCACGAGGTAAAACATTGCGCCACCGTCCGCTCCAACTGCTTGCCTAATGATGCTTATGATTCCCGTGCTTCatgccccttccccttccccttagGCACACGATTGACAATGCAAAGAGTgtggttcgcgatcgcgatcgatcgatcgaggggggagggaggcatTCGAATCACCTCAAATAAGCATCATTTGGTGTAAAAGCGTTCGTAGCTTCTGGCCTACTGTTTCGATGCATACTTtgtggcacaaaaaaaacgggcaacAAAGAATCGAAAGCTGAAAAAGGAACATAATTTCTGCAAATTATCATTCTTCTTCCTGccaatgaaacataaaaataaaaaacaaatgaagaaacaaaagaagctATTGTAGCTTCTCGTCATCGGGCAATAGGCAGCCAATGATCCCAGAGGGCGAAGGGCCTAATGATAGTCTGCGGTAGCATTGTATTAATACAACATAAACATATCAATCGTCGGAATGTCAGGTTTTGGTTCGGCGGCTCAGTGACTTGAGGTGATCCAAACGCCCAAAGCCcctgatgcgatgcgatgctgttgTGGCAACCGGAAAGAaccgcttgtgtgtgtgtgtgtgcgccgcgtgtgccagggagggagaggggatcCGTGGTTCGAATGATTCCTATTTCGTAGTCACCTCACGCTGATTGTTGTTTCCCTGTTGTGGCCGCTGCGCCACGATCGTCGATCCGCACGGTAATGATACCGATTCCCGAGTTcatatttcaaatattttccctCGCCTGATGCCATTGCGCCTCGAATTACGCTCGAACATGAGCATCATTGCGCGTCCCGCGTCCAAATTGGGAGCAGCAGATACACATAtttctctgttgttgtttttttttcgttcattgctttcttttttatccttttccccctttacTTTGCTTAATCGCATgagaattatttattttctttacgCCGGGCCACACTTGGCCTCGGCGTGCGTTGTGCGATCATGCGAGTGCGCGATGATCATACGCGATCATCATTGGCTGCGAGCGCACGGAAACGCACGGATAATGTTGTttttaatgttgctgctgctgctggtggtggtactgctaCGGATCGCCCGCTGTTCCCGCTGGACCCGATTTGTAAACCGTACGAATTAGGCACATCCGCCGATCCGCCGTCGATGGTCGACCGTTGTTGCAG
This sequence is a window from Anopheles darlingi chromosome 3, idAnoDarlMG_H_01, whole genome shotgun sequence. Protein-coding genes within it:
- the LOC125954775 gene encoding protein bric-a-brac 1-like isoform X2, with the translated sequence MPSDTPPPAATTVPHLSPSAGHEQQQQQQQQQQQQLQRQEAGTPGNTEGPGPAHHNSSSSSSSSSSSSSSTSSSSSLSSLSLKRSLLPTTIDDHHHHQQHSSVKASPPSSPLAMEHHLHHSATGNKSAASSPIPPASGRPQSRTQQQQQQSSSSQHSSPGDHVGGGASSPTGVGGGGGGGQQFCLRWNNYQTNLTSVFDQLLQSESFVDVTLACDGQSMKAHKMVLSACSPYFQTLFFDNPCKHPIVIMRDVSWSELKAIVEFMYKGEINVSQEQIGPLLKVAEMLKIRGLADVNGDTAGPGEVAAPSSADSRSGSRGPGLDLDADAVREAKLINPLAIVHSSLLANGAAASGGPPGGNSTATSGAGSGSSASASSGATTSVVATKKQRSPRDRDSTKEHQHRLDVGQYGPGSGGGGVRDLSRESHLSPRDLNSVAAAAAAAAAAAAAAAAEWPLGAAGLEAAAAAAVQASTPKSARKRRWPSGERSSIGSPADSAPDQGHEVPSPIPPTTSAAIAQSSGGGGGSSNSLASFPLPPALDTAAMSAMSSLSSSITNHPDDMEIKPGIAEMIREEERAKLLENSQAWLGASTSSIAAAESYQYQLQSMWQKCWNSQNLIHHLRFRERGPLKSWRPETMAEAIFSVLKEGLSLSQAARKYDIPYPTFVLYANRVHNMLGPSIDGGTDLRPKGRGRPQRILLGIWPDDHIKGVIKSVVFRDAKEMKEEPLMYGRHS
- the LOC125954775 gene encoding protein bric-a-brac 2-like isoform X3, translated to MPSDTPPPAATTVPHLSPSAGHEQQQQQQQQQQQQLQRQEAGTPGNTEGPGPAHHNSSSSSSSSSSSSSSTSSSSSLSSLSLKRSLLPTTIDDHHHHQQHSSVKASPPSSPLAMEHHLHHSATGNKSAASSPIPPASGRPQSRTQQQQQQSSSSQHSSPGDHVGGGASSPTGVGGGGGGGQQFCLRWNNYQTNLTSVFDQLLQSESFVDVTLACDGQSMKAHKMVLSACSPYFQTLFFDNPCKHPIVIMRDVSWSELKAIVEFMYKGEINVSQEQIGPLLKVAEMLKIRGLADVNGDTAGPGEVAAPSSADSRSGSRGPGLDLDADAVREAKLINPLAIVHSSLLANGAAASGGPPGGNSTATSGAGSGSSASASSGATTSVVATKKQRSPRDRDSTKEHQHRLDVGQYGPGSGGGGVRDLSRESHLSPRDLNSVAAAAAAAAAAAAAAAAEWPLGAAGLEAAAAAAVQASTPKSARKRRWPSGERSSIGSPADSAPDQGHEVPSPIPPTTSAAIAQSSGGGGGSSNSLASFPLPPALDTAAMSAMSSLSSSITNHPDDMEIKPGIAEMIREEERVCTTRPSCMPCMRRAPVMYRGLLPSTRNASIAVVLYPTQSIWNNYILLVPRVSRPLRGIQKMWSAAGQTGCSCNSRLHEPHLLSSWRCCSPPFTPSYHSFLDTISHKTRVVLVLVVMRGA
- the LOC125954775 gene encoding protein bric-a-brac 2-like isoform X6; amino-acid sequence: MPSDTPPPAATTVPHLSPSAGHEQQQQQQQQQQQQLQRQEAGTPGNTEGPGPAHHNSSSSSSSSSSSSSSTSSSSSLSSLSLKRSLLPTTIDDHHHHQQHSSVKASPPSSPLAMEHHLHHSATGNKSAASSPIPPASGRPQSRTQQQQQQSSSSQHSSPGDHVGGGASSPTGVGGGGGGGQQFCLRWNNYQTNLTSVFDQLLQSESFVDVTLACDGQSMKAHKMVLSACSPYFQTLFFDNPCKHPIVIMRDVSWSELKAIVEFMYKGEINVSQEQIGPLLKVAEMLKIRGLADVNGDTAGPGEVAAPSSADSRSGSRGPGLDLDADAVREAKLINPLAIVHSSLLANGAAASGGPPGGNSTATSGAGSGSSASASSGATTSVVATKKQRSPRDRDSTKEHQHRLDVGQYGPGSGGGGVRDLSRESHLSPRDLNSVAAAAAAAAAAAAAAAAEWPLGAAGLEAAAAAAVQASTPKSARKRRWPSGERSSIGSPADSAPDQGHEVPSPIPPTTSAAIAQSSGGGGGSSNSLASFPLPPALDTAAMSAMSSLSSSITNHPDDMEIKPGIAEMIREEERVC
- the LOC125954775 gene encoding protein bric-a-brac 2-like isoform X5 — translated: MPSDTPPPAATTVPHLSPSAGHEQQQQQQQQQQQQLQRQEAGTPGNTEGPGPAHHNSSSSSSSSSSSSSSTSSSSSLSSLSLKRSLLPTTIDDHHHHQQHSSVKASPPSSPLAMEHHLHHSATGNKSAASSPIPPASGRPQSRTQQQQQQSSSSQHSSPGDHVGGGASSPTGVGGGGGGGQQFCLRWNNYQTNLTSVFDQLLQSESFVDVTLACDGQSMKAHKMVLSACSPYFQTLFFDNPCKHPIVIMRDVSWSELKAIVEFMYKGEINVSQEQIGPLLKVAEMLKIRGLADVNGDTAGPGEVAAPSSADSRSGSRGPGLDLDADAVREAKLINPLAIVHSSLLANGAAASGGPPGGNSTATSGAGSGSSASASSGATTSVVATKKQRSPRDRDSTKEHQHRLDVGQYGPGSGGGGVRDLSRESHLSPRDLNSVAAAAAAAAAAAAAAAAEWPLGAAGLEAAAAAAVQASTPKSARKRRWPSGERSSIGSPADSAPDQGHEVPSPIPPTTSAAIAQSSGGGGGSSNSLASFPLPPALDTAAMSAMSSLSSSITNHPDDMEIKPGIAEMIREEERVSVGQLNSNRNSTSWDHSSGKM
- the LOC125954775 gene encoding protein bric-a-brac 2-like isoform X4: MPSDTPPPAATTVPHLSPSAGHEQQQQQQQQQQQQLQRQEAGTPGNTEGPGPAHHNSSSSSSSSSSSSSSTSSSSSLSSLSLKRSLLPTTIDDHHHHQQHSSVKASPPSSPLAMEHHLHHSATGNKSAASSPIPPASGRPQSRTQQQQQQSSSSQHSSPGDHVGGGASSPTGVGGGGGGGQQFCLRWNNYQTNLTSVFDQLLQSESFVDVTLACDGQSMKAHKMVLSACSPYFQTLFFDNPCKHPIVIMRDVSWSELKAIVEFMYKGEINVSQEQIGPLLKVAEMLKIRGLADVNGDTAGPGEVAAPSSADSRSGSRGPGLDLDADAVREAKLINPLAIVHSSLLANGAAASGGPPGGNSTATSGAGSGSSASASSGATTSVVATKKQRSPRDRDSTKEHQHRLDVGQYGPGSGGGGVRDLSRESHLSPRDLNSVAAAAAAAAAAAAAAAAEWPLGAAGLEAAAAAAVQASTPKSARKRRWPSGERSSIGSPADSAPDQGHEVPSPIPPTTSAAIAQSSGGGGGSSNSLASFPLPPALDTAAMSAMSSLSSSITNHPDDMEIKPGIAEMIREEERVCCNPISNDRAHLPGTPKCTVRVSSRKYMHFKP